One genomic window of Aliiroseovarius sp. M344 includes the following:
- a CDS encoding DUF2408 domain-containing protein → MTKIDTHIARRDPALVMRLKRLGSLHQCRLSFMRVLTRRLARENWTFTRPVFDIDDHGVGHAVYSATGPDRVYSLVAFAHDLPPELRSDRVIATAWDATFTLFDGVPSAADIQRLSKNVPLQEAGRVSEKEISVSRANRSVRLWAHFVDALASGQQPDQAKIDAVGYLMRTTAVYGSGKLGATDREGIAQRDEMLVPFQAEMLSVFLTRWFVRDLVQHMADAKGGDGTAQLDPVIARQLGIGNSTGLGMAPFIVNHPVLFNNWIMAREEAIARVCSQKSATEAERKVFKGILRRSAASVNRWHSEHPIQIEKLKGLKSDLQALEAHLDGDVLSGDFPWGRLLSWSMENLSEEGQELVASLVLEPYADLVDGLATCMADSNTGAFAINGAMSVAQHRALIETCFGWAFDVDWSAKENCARAWYVSEEKLEPRLGERFDEPIEDYEQPLAPARDAVAAYEALASFDDDQPIAEFLLQHPEHRHTIRRAQISRIAPYGEIHDNTIGASVLPIDMLRAKLSFFGATHFDPRSDRWVRICMYAGAPYPEDLTVDNADLWVYPEAEQ, encoded by the coding sequence ATGACCAAGATCGACACTCATATCGCGCGACGTGACCCAGCACTTGTAATGCGGCTGAAACGCCTTGGGTCGTTGCATCAGTGCCGCCTGAGCTTCATGCGCGTTTTGACGCGGCGTTTGGCGCGGGAAAACTGGACCTTCACGCGACCTGTCTTCGATATTGATGATCATGGTGTGGGCCATGCGGTGTATTCCGCCACAGGGCCGGATCGAGTGTATTCTCTTGTGGCTTTCGCGCATGATCTGCCCCCGGAACTGCGGTCGGATCGCGTGATCGCAACCGCATGGGATGCGACGTTCACGCTGTTCGACGGCGTGCCGAGCGCCGCTGACATTCAGCGATTGTCAAAAAACGTGCCATTGCAGGAAGCAGGCCGTGTCAGCGAAAAAGAAATATCGGTATCGCGCGCCAATCGGTCCGTGCGCCTGTGGGCGCATTTTGTCGATGCACTGGCATCCGGTCAGCAACCCGATCAGGCCAAAATTGATGCTGTCGGGTACTTGATGCGCACCACTGCGGTCTATGGGTCCGGCAAACTCGGGGCCACAGACCGGGAGGGCATCGCACAGCGCGACGAAATGTTGGTTCCATTTCAGGCCGAGATGCTCTCCGTCTTTCTGACCCGTTGGTTTGTACGCGATCTGGTTCAGCACATGGCAGACGCTAAAGGTGGCGACGGAACCGCACAGCTTGACCCCGTGATCGCGCGTCAACTTGGGATCGGCAATTCAACTGGCCTGGGCATGGCGCCGTTCATCGTCAATCACCCCGTTCTTTTTAACAACTGGATCATGGCCCGCGAAGAAGCAATCGCACGCGTGTGCTCGCAGAAATCCGCAACAGAGGCTGAGCGCAAGGTATTTAAAGGCATTCTGCGCAGAAGTGCCGCGTCTGTTAACCGCTGGCATTCCGAACACCCGATCCAGATCGAAAAGCTGAAAGGGTTGAAGTCGGACCTTCAAGCGCTTGAAGCCCATCTTGATGGGGACGTGCTGAGCGGTGATTTCCCGTGGGGTCGACTGCTAAGTTGGTCCATGGAAAATCTGAGCGAAGAGGGGCAGGAACTCGTCGCTTCTCTTGTGTTGGAGCCCTACGCCGATCTTGTCGACGGGTTGGCGACTTGCATGGCGGACAGCAATACCGGAGCCTTCGCAATCAATGGCGCGATGTCCGTCGCTCAACACCGGGCGTTGATCGAAACCTGCTTCGGCTGGGCCTTCGACGTCGACTGGAGCGCGAAGGAAAACTGCGCTCGGGCGTGGTATGTCTCGGAAGAGAAGCTTGAGCCTCGTCTTGGCGAACGGTTTGATGAGCCGATTGAAGATTACGAGCAGCCGCTTGCCCCGGCCCGGGATGCGGTGGCTGCATATGAAGCCCTTGCGAGTTTTGACGATGACCAGCCCATCGCAGAGTTCCTTTTGCAGCACCCCGAACACCGTCACACGATCCGCCGTGCTCAGATCAGTCGCATTGCGCCATATGGCGAAATTCATGACAACACCATAGGTGCATCGGTTCTTCCCATCGACATGCTGCGCGCGAAGCTTTCGTTTTTTGGCGCGACGCATTTTGATCCGCGGTCCGACCGTTGGGTGCGGATCTGCATGTATGCGGGGGCACCTTATCCTGAGGATCTGACGGTCGATAATGCCGACCTTTGGGTTTATCCGGAGGCAGAGCAATGA
- a CDS encoding DUF3726 domain-containing protein, which yields MSFSLNEMEATAKRATRGAGYSWGLAEEAAKAARWLCVQGLDGSTDLARVLERRFSEHPALHRPQTTAGVWHGKNDLCPLASGALLSDCAQRLKDGPIEMRQVAAPLVLLPFVALAAKQLKHSVRVECDDVVAVTDGTNLDLQGTPPAVAQRVTVSICQETAKPSRLLSRSHPAAQSWEALNRFAHKTYAPATEESRALGAGSGLSDND from the coding sequence ATGAGCTTTTCGCTGAATGAAATGGAAGCGACGGCCAAGCGTGCGACACGCGGCGCCGGCTATTCCTGGGGCCTTGCCGAAGAAGCGGCAAAAGCTGCGCGGTGGCTGTGTGTTCAGGGTCTGGATGGCAGCACCGATCTGGCACGCGTTCTGGAGCGTAGGTTTTCAGAACACCCGGCGCTTCACAGGCCACAGACCACTGCTGGCGTCTGGCACGGAAAAAACGACCTGTGCCCGCTCGCCTCGGGTGCGCTGCTGTCAGATTGCGCGCAGCGCTTGAAGGATGGGCCGATCGAGATGCGTCAGGTCGCAGCCCCCTTGGTGCTTCTTCCCTTTGTTGCGTTGGCCGCGAAGCAACTGAAGCACTCCGTACGGGTCGAATGCGATGATGTGGTTGCTGTCACGGATGGCACGAACCTTGACCTCCAAGGCACGCCGCCGGCGGTCGCTCAACGCGTGACGGTTTCTATATGCCAAGAAACGGCAAAGCCAAGCCGACTGCTAAGCCGGTCCCACCCCGCGGCGCAAAGCTGGGAAGCTCTGAACCGCTTCGCCCACAAAACCTACGCCCCAGCCACCGAGGAATCCCGTGCATTGGGTGCCGGTTCCGGGCTGTCCGACAATGATTGA
- a CDS encoding Ldh family oxidoreductase yields MVETQTLTLAEIEDLSFRALVAVGTSEENARPLAVATAATEADGVASHGLAYIPIYCEHVQCGKVDGQAIPVLSRPRPSVVAVDAATGFAHSAIDLGFQSLIPAAREQGVAVLSIRNSYNCGVLGYHTYRLAQEGLLGIGFTNAPASIAPSGGSKPVVGTNPFSIAAPGADGQPAILIDQSASTIAKSEVMKHAREGKPIPVGWALDADGNPTTDPDVGLKGSMAPSGGYKGVGVALLTEIMAAAMTGASLGIDASPFSGTVGGPPKTGQFFIAIDPTATAGDAYMTGIVALTHAIHQQEGAHLPGDGRRNKRLSAHDGGVAVNKATLAKIEAILS; encoded by the coding sequence ATGGTAGAAACCCAGACACTCACCTTGGCCGAGATCGAAGACCTGTCATTCCGCGCACTTGTTGCGGTCGGCACGTCCGAAGAAAATGCCCGTCCACTGGCCGTTGCAACTGCCGCGACCGAGGCCGATGGCGTTGCCAGCCATGGCCTTGCCTATATCCCAATCTATTGCGAGCATGTGCAGTGCGGCAAAGTCGATGGTCAGGCCATTCCTGTCCTGTCCCGACCGCGACCCAGTGTTGTGGCCGTCGATGCGGCCACTGGTTTTGCACATTCCGCGATCGACCTTGGTTTTCAATCTCTGATCCCGGCCGCACGCGAACAAGGCGTCGCCGTTTTGTCGATCCGTAACAGCTACAACTGTGGGGTTTTGGGGTATCATACCTATCGTTTGGCGCAGGAAGGATTGCTTGGTATCGGCTTTACCAACGCGCCAGCGTCTATTGCACCTTCTGGCGGGTCAAAACCTGTCGTGGGAACGAACCCGTTTTCAATCGCCGCACCCGGCGCAGACGGACAGCCCGCGATCCTGATTGACCAAAGTGCTAGCACCATCGCGAAAAGCGAAGTGATGAAACACGCACGCGAGGGCAAACCCATCCCTGTCGGATGGGCCCTGGATGCTGATGGCAACCCAACGACTGACCCGGACGTGGGGTTGAAGGGTTCGATGGCACCGTCGGGCGGCTATAAAGGCGTAGGCGTTGCATTGTTGACCGAAATAATGGCCGCAGCGATGACCGGCGCGTCTTTGGGAATTGATGCCTCGCCATTTTCAGGCACAGTCGGTGGCCCCCCTAAAACAGGACAATTCTTCATTGCCATTGACCCAACGGCCACCGCAGGCGACGCTTACATGACCGGTATTGTCGCTTTGACCCATGCAATTCACCAACAAGAAGGCGCACATTTACCAGGAGACGGTCGCCGAAACAAAAGACTGTCCGCTCACGATGGCGGCGTGGCTGTAAACAAAGCGACGCTCGCAAAGATAGAAGCGATCTTGAGTTAA
- a CDS encoding BCCT family transporter, giving the protein MSLKQPFTDLEVRRAASGFYEGHSVEIALLSKAIMVGLVIWALVFPANANGVLGSLNWKLLEGFNSFYIVIVGLFSFFLLIVALIPQTGRRIMGREGEAPEFSNFSWFSMMFGAGLGVGLMVFATAEPLGLWGSNPVVLAGDVQPNTEEAVQSGFRYTFLHYGFHAWAIYVATGLSLAYYAYTRDMPLTIRSALTPLFGKFMNGILGHIVDVLGVVATILGVSVTIGFGVSQFIDGLYAITGAEWMMDMTGDAPAPGTVGLVTGLAVIMGLSIVSAVSGVGRGVKYLSNLNLVLSIILLMTFVIFGSFFFAMTTYATAFADYILHYASLSFGAFGPQSTVDFAAALPEEAAPFADALRGGATNAWGSFAGFKSGLEGEAAALSDEVLTAAYAAGEPGRQFGWQAGWTTFYWAWWIAFSPFVGLFLARISRGRSVREFIVGCVFAPALVCFAWMTVLGGTAIDMELSGAAEGAIIGASNTAKLFVTLQQIISGPLLSGITVMCVVLIMTFLVTSADSGILVMNTIMSGGDQEVGNKHKIVWGVILTLVIGTLLIAGKNNGGSDPMEALKSAMIIGALPFTMVMGLMCVALTKALYRDGLRDKHSAAEQASAAE; this is encoded by the coding sequence ATGTCTTTAAAACAACCATTCACCGACTTGGAAGTCCGAAGGGCGGCTAGTGGGTTTTACGAGGGGCATAGCGTCGAAATCGCGCTGCTCAGTAAAGCCATTATGGTCGGCCTCGTGATCTGGGCCTTGGTATTTCCCGCCAACGCTAATGGCGTTCTTGGCAGCCTCAACTGGAAACTCCTTGAGGGTTTCAATTCATTTTACATTGTCATTGTTGGACTGTTCTCGTTCTTCTTGTTGATTGTGGCGTTGATACCCCAAACAGGACGCAGAATAATGGGACGTGAGGGTGAAGCGCCCGAGTTCTCCAACTTTTCTTGGTTTTCCATGATGTTTGGCGCTGGTCTGGGCGTGGGGCTTATGGTTTTTGCAACCGCTGAACCGTTGGGTCTGTGGGGATCAAACCCCGTTGTATTGGCGGGCGATGTTCAACCTAACACAGAAGAAGCCGTTCAATCAGGCTTCCGCTATACTTTCCTGCACTACGGCTTCCACGCTTGGGCAATCTATGTCGCTACCGGTCTTTCGCTGGCGTATTACGCCTATACGCGTGATATGCCACTGACGATCCGCTCTGCGCTGACGCCGTTGTTTGGCAAGTTCATGAACGGAATCCTCGGACATATCGTGGACGTGCTTGGCGTTGTGGCAACCATCCTTGGTGTGTCGGTCACTATCGGCTTTGGTGTCTCGCAATTCATTGATGGCCTGTATGCAATTACCGGCGCCGAATGGATGATGGACATGACCGGCGATGCGCCTGCACCTGGCACAGTCGGCTTGGTAACCGGCCTGGCTGTTATCATGGGTCTGTCCATCGTATCAGCGGTTTCGGGCGTTGGTCGCGGGGTTAAGTACCTGTCGAACTTGAACCTGGTCCTGTCGATCATCCTGCTGATGACCTTCGTCATCTTTGGATCGTTCTTCTTTGCAATGACAACCTATGCGACTGCATTTGCAGACTACATCTTGCACTATGCGTCGCTGAGCTTTGGTGCTTTTGGCCCGCAATCAACAGTCGATTTTGCAGCGGCTCTGCCAGAAGAAGCCGCACCGTTTGCCGACGCATTACGTGGTGGTGCGACCAATGCCTGGGGATCCTTCGCAGGGTTCAAGTCAGGTTTGGAAGGTGAGGCAGCCGCGCTGTCCGATGAGGTTCTTACAGCTGCCTACGCGGCTGGTGAGCCCGGCCGTCAGTTCGGTTGGCAAGCAGGTTGGACCACATTCTACTGGGCATGGTGGATCGCGTTCTCGCCCTTTGTCGGATTGTTCCTAGCACGTATCTCGCGCGGTCGTTCGGTTCGCGAGTTCATCGTGGGCTGTGTGTTCGCCCCGGCGCTTGTCTGCTTTGCGTGGATGACTGTTCTGGGTGGTACTGCAATCGATATGGAACTGAGCGGAGCCGCGGAAGGCGCCATCATCGGCGCTTCGAACACGGCGAAGCTGTTTGTGACCTTGCAACAGATCATCTCGGGCCCGCTTCTGTCGGGGATTACCGTGATGTGTGTGGTCTTGATCATGACATTCCTGGTGACGTCAGCAGACTCGGGCATCCTCGTGATGAACACGATCATGTCTGGCGGTGATCAGGAGGTCGGCAACAAACATAAGATCGTTTGGGGTGTCATCTTGACCCTTGTGATCGGGACGTTGCTGATCGCAGGCAAGAACAACGGCGGCTCGGACCCGATGGAGGCGCTTAAGAGCGCGATGATTATCGGGGCCTTACCATTCACGATGGTGATGGGCCTGATGTGCGTCGCACTTACCAAAGCGTTGTATCGCGATGGCTTGCGCGACAAGCACTCAGCAGCCGAACAAGCATCAGCGGCTGAATAA
- a CDS encoding amino acid ABC transporter ATP-binding protein, whose protein sequence is MSILRLSNVTKSFGQTEVLRGIDLDVDQGEMVCLIGASGSGKSTLLRTINLLEPIDEGEIWFDGHDISLPDVAPQPIRRKIGLVFQSFNLFPHMTAVENVLLAPSRVFKKSKKELLPDVTQLFERFNLKNRMNAYPDQLSGGQQQRVAIVRALAMRPDIMLFDEVTSALDPELVSEVLETLLTLKAQKMTMILATHEMGFAKEAADRVCVLDGGKIIETGPPDQIFNAPKTKRAQEFLSSVL, encoded by the coding sequence ATGTCTATTCTCAGGCTGTCCAATGTCACCAAGTCCTTCGGCCAGACCGAGGTGCTACGCGGCATTGATCTAGACGTCGACCAAGGCGAAATGGTTTGCCTGATCGGTGCGTCCGGGTCCGGCAAATCGACCCTGTTGCGCACGATCAATCTGCTGGAACCCATTGATGAAGGCGAGATTTGGTTTGACGGCCACGACATCTCGTTGCCCGATGTGGCACCGCAACCCATCCGCCGAAAAATTGGATTGGTCTTTCAAAGCTTCAATCTGTTCCCACATATGACGGCGGTTGAAAATGTGCTGCTGGCGCCATCCCGCGTATTCAAGAAATCGAAGAAAGAATTGCTGCCGGACGTTACCCAACTGTTTGAGCGCTTTAACCTGAAAAACCGGATGAACGCCTATCCTGATCAGTTGTCGGGCGGGCAACAGCAACGGGTCGCGATCGTTCGCGCATTGGCAATGCGACCGGATATCATGCTGTTTGACGAAGTCACCTCGGCCCTTGACCCGGAACTGGTCAGCGAGGTCTTGGAAACACTGCTGACGCTGAAAGCCCAGAAAATGACCATGATCCTCGCCACACATGAAATGGGCTTTGCAAAAGAGGCGGCCGATCGGGTCTGTGTGCTGGACGGTGGTAAAATAATCGAAACCGGCCCGCCGGATCAGATTTTCAACGCACCGAAAACGAAACGCGCCCAAGAGTTTCTGTCCTCGGTGCTGTAG
- a CDS encoding amino acid ABC transporter permease, with protein sequence MQKQSAGLSARQIYEQKARRKSVTVATLSTVFVVGLIVVLLPMTPGWDRVRSSFFDWEILAKTFPSLLSAFRWDVAIFLWCTPAIAFLGLFIALCRDARAPALFPLRVFGVLYTDIFRGVPVILIVFLIGFGVPGLGLQRPWNSPYIWGSLALILTYSAYVAEIFRAGIESVHESQRAAAKSLGLSHFDIMRYVVLPQAIRRVVPANMNMLVALQKDVALLSFIGPVELLRQAGVHKSLLANFTPYVGAAIIFLAVTIPVTRFADYLIAKQNKARS encoded by the coding sequence ATGCAAAAGCAAAGTGCGGGCCTTTCGGCCCGCCAAATCTATGAGCAAAAAGCACGACGCAAGTCGGTCACGGTGGCGACGCTAAGCACGGTCTTCGTGGTCGGGCTTATCGTCGTCCTTTTGCCGATGACACCCGGGTGGGACCGGGTACGCAGCAGCTTTTTTGACTGGGAGATTCTGGCAAAGACTTTCCCTTCTTTGCTGTCTGCGTTTCGCTGGGATGTCGCTATCTTTCTGTGGTGCACCCCTGCGATCGCTTTCCTTGGTCTGTTTATCGCACTGTGTCGCGATGCCCGCGCGCCTGCGCTGTTTCCGCTACGGGTGTTTGGTGTCCTTTACACTGACATCTTTCGCGGCGTGCCGGTTATTCTGATCGTGTTCCTGATCGGCTTTGGCGTCCCCGGCCTTGGCCTGCAACGCCCGTGGAACAGCCCGTATATCTGGGGTTCTCTTGCGCTGATCCTGACCTATTCCGCCTATGTGGCCGAGATCTTCCGGGCTGGCATCGAAAGCGTCCACGAAAGCCAACGGGCTGCTGCCAAGTCGCTGGGCCTGTCGCATTTCGACATCATGCGCTATGTCGTCCTGCCGCAAGCGATCCGCCGGGTCGTGCCTGCCAATATGAACATGCTGGTCGCACTGCAAAAAGACGTGGCTTTGTTGTCCTTTATTGGCCCGGTAGAGCTGCTGCGCCAAGCCGGTGTGCACAAGTCTCTGCTGGCCAATTTCACGCCATATGTTGGCGCCGCGATCATCTTTCTTGCAGTAACAATTCCTGTCACTCGCTTTGCTGATTACCTGATCGCAAAACAAAACAAGGCGCGCAGTTGA
- a CDS encoding ABC transporter substrate-binding protein → MKPIFTTALMFSLLGATSAFADNHCADGKTLTPDVLTIATGNPAYYPWVMDDDPASGAGFEAAVAYEVAKRMGFEKDAVVWTRATFDQSIQPGAKEFDVNLQQFSITEDREKVVDFSDPYYSAAMAVLVRKPTIEGGATAEIDSLKGLKWGVMAGTTALETVSSAIAPADTPLLYDDNVNVVEAMKANQIDAALFDLPTALYLSAVVLDDGALLGQFAADRSENPDQFGILMEEGSELKACVNEALAAMTSDGTLAAIEAEWLQETTGVPLIK, encoded by the coding sequence ATGAAACCGATTTTCACAACTGCCCTGATGTTCAGCCTGCTAGGCGCAACATCTGCATTCGCCGACAACCATTGCGCTGATGGAAAGACACTGACCCCGGACGTGTTGACCATCGCCACCGGCAACCCCGCGTACTACCCCTGGGTCATGGATGATGACCCCGCAAGCGGAGCTGGTTTCGAAGCCGCCGTAGCCTATGAAGTTGCAAAACGCATGGGCTTTGAAAAAGACGCCGTCGTTTGGACGCGAGCGACATTTGACCAGTCGATCCAACCGGGCGCGAAAGAGTTCGATGTGAACCTGCAACAATTCTCGATCACCGAAGATCGCGAAAAAGTCGTCGATTTCTCGGACCCTTACTATTCCGCTGCGATGGCAGTTCTGGTGCGCAAGCCAACAATTGAAGGCGGCGCCACGGCAGAAATCGACTCGCTCAAGGGCCTGAAATGGGGCGTCATGGCGGGCACAACAGCGCTGGAAACCGTGAGTTCGGCGATAGCGCCGGCCGACACGCCGCTGCTCTATGATGACAATGTGAACGTTGTCGAAGCGATGAAGGCCAACCAGATCGACGCGGCTTTGTTCGACCTGCCGACCGCGCTTTATCTCAGCGCTGTGGTTCTGGATGACGGTGCATTGCTGGGCCAGTTCGCAGCTGACCGAAGCGAAAACCCTGACCAGTTCGGTATCCTGATGGAAGAAGGCAGTGAACTGAAAGCCTGCGTAAACGAGGCTTTGGCCGCGATGACTAGCGACGGCACCCTTGCCGCCATCGAGGCTGAGTGGTTGCAGGAAACCACTGGCGTTCCCTTGATCAAGTAA